Proteins from one Pontibacter korlensis genomic window:
- a CDS encoding SusC/RagA family TonB-linked outer membrane protein — protein sequence MRKLLLMSFVLTLALLQQVYAQSKTVSGTVTDQATKQGLPGVAVIVKGTVIGTTTGPDGSYTISVPAGSNTLVFKYIGYLGAEREIGNASTLNVLLTTDDKVLNEVVVTGYATQKREEFTGAASTVTGEAIQDRPVQSFAQALTGKAAGVNIVQPNGLMNNPPIIRVRGVNSISLSSFPLIVIDGIPVSTSNVGDGYAANNPLADINPADIESIDILKDAASTSIYGSRAANGVLIITTKKGKQGKASVSYNGWFGVNEATRLPDMLNTEQYMEIKNEARRNAGQAEAFFPSYDASGNLIDTDWQKEVYRTALSHNHAFSVSGGTDKTTYYFSIGASEQEGFLKTNEFDRKSARLNLTHKVTDWFAMRGNVTYSNSLNSGIQSGSLPGSGFSSSGLGRLAVVLYPNVSPLNPDGSYNITSSNTMGPGANLLTHNYMNPVPLIDLNSNTSESNRVIANLGADFNIVKGLTFKTTYSLDRNRVEDNIFWNPLHGDGFYANGEAWNSHQRRNNWNWINTLQYQTTFADKHNLSVLVGSDAQETTRNYWWADRWDLADPGFNQFQADYLSNDAGGSIGKRVYEAYLTSLSYNYAGKYFISGNFRRDGNSALSPTMRWGNFGGASVGWLVSEEGFFQNSVVADVVSNFRLKASWGRVGNGNLSDDYGSYSLYTTGFYGEAPSLYFSQAGNTGLEWETSKQTNIGLDLGFLNNRITVEANYYNNNVDGLILNAPQAPSKGIPGNSIAMNIGSMYNRGFEFAASATPIDRGKFSWTTNFNFTTNKNEVTSLVDDDTPIIGVTSGLETTSITRVGESVGSIYVVKTGGVNPETGQRIFINSAGEKVQYSHPSVWTYLDGSPAAPVNGSHASAVYNALPTWYGGFTNNFKYGNFDLSLLFSYSGGNYIYNGTKAGLRDQRIWNNHTDMMDRWTSEGQQTDIPRVVYGDNISNGSAFAIDANVEKGDFLRLQNTVLGYRIPKQLFGNSGISGLRVYAQVDNAFLLTKYSGSDPEISSNGQSNTTPGVERNSVPQGRMYTFGLNLNF from the coding sequence ATGAGAAAATTGTTACTCATGAGTTTTGTTCTGACGCTAGCACTTCTACAGCAAGTGTATGCACAGAGTAAAACTGTGTCTGGTACAGTTACTGACCAGGCAACAAAGCAAGGGCTGCCCGGTGTGGCTGTTATTGTAAAAGGTACTGTCATAGGTACCACCACTGGCCCGGATGGCTCTTATACCATAAGTGTGCCTGCTGGCTCAAATACACTTGTCTTTAAGTATATAGGTTACCTAGGTGCTGAAAGAGAGATTGGCAATGCATCCACTTTAAACGTGCTACTTACAACAGACGACAAAGTGCTGAATGAAGTAGTTGTAACAGGCTATGCTACGCAGAAGCGCGAGGAGTTTACAGGTGCTGCCTCAACTGTTACCGGAGAAGCCATCCAGGACCGGCCGGTGCAGAGTTTTGCTCAGGCTCTAACTGGTAAAGCAGCAGGTGTGAATATTGTGCAGCCAAATGGCTTGATGAACAACCCACCTATTATACGTGTCCGAGGTGTTAATTCTATCTCACTAAGTTCTTTTCCGTTGATCGTGATAGATGGTATACCTGTATCAACAAGCAATGTAGGGGACGGATATGCAGCTAACAATCCGCTCGCGGACATTAACCCAGCTGATATCGAGTCTATAGACATACTTAAAGATGCTGCATCAACCTCTATCTATGGTTCAAGAGCCGCAAATGGTGTTTTGATCATCACCACGAAGAAAGGAAAGCAGGGTAAAGCATCGGTATCTTACAATGGCTGGTTTGGCGTGAACGAAGCTACAAGGCTGCCAGACATGTTGAATACTGAGCAGTACATGGAGATTAAAAATGAAGCGCGCCGCAACGCAGGCCAGGCAGAGGCCTTCTTTCCAAGCTATGACGCTAGCGGTAATCTTATAGATACCGATTGGCAGAAAGAGGTGTACCGTACAGCTCTTTCTCATAACCATGCGTTTTCTGTTTCAGGAGGTACAGATAAAACAACTTATTACTTCTCGATCGGAGCCTCAGAGCAGGAGGGCTTCTTAAAAACAAACGAGTTCGACAGAAAGTCAGCGCGCCTAAACCTAACCCATAAAGTAACTGACTGGTTTGCGATGAGAGGCAATGTTACCTACAGCAACTCTTTGAACTCAGGCATACAGAGTGGGTCTTTGCCAGGGTCAGGCTTTTCATCCTCTGGCTTGGGTCGACTAGCTGTGGTGCTCTACCCGAACGTTTCTCCACTTAACCCTGATGGAAGCTACAACATAACTTCATCCAATACTATGGGTCCTGGTGCGAACCTGCTTACGCACAACTACATGAACCCTGTGCCTCTAATAGACCTAAACTCAAATACATCTGAGTCGAACAGAGTTATTGCAAACTTAGGTGCTGATTTCAATATCGTAAAGGGCCTGACTTTTAAAACAACCTACTCTTTAGACAGGAATAGAGTAGAGGATAACATCTTCTGGAATCCTCTACATGGCGATGGGTTCTATGCTAACGGCGAGGCCTGGAACTCCCACCAGAGAAGAAACAACTGGAACTGGATCAATACCCTGCAGTACCAGACAACTTTCGCAGATAAGCATAATCTTTCTGTGTTGGTCGGCTCAGATGCCCAAGAAACAACAAGAAACTACTGGTGGGCCGATCGTTGGGATTTAGCTGACCCTGGCTTCAATCAGTTTCAGGCAGACTACCTCTCTAACGATGCTGGCGGAAGTATAGGTAAGAGAGTGTATGAGGCTTACCTAACGAGCCTGAGCTACAACTACGCGGGTAAATACTTTATTAGCGGTAACTTTAGAAGAGACGGTAACTCAGCTCTGTCGCCTACTATGCGTTGGGGTAACTTTGGTGGAGCATCGGTAGGATGGTTAGTTTCTGAGGAGGGCTTTTTCCAAAACTCGGTGGTTGCAGATGTTGTTTCCAACTTCCGTTTGAAAGCCAGTTGGGGCCGCGTAGGTAACGGTAACCTTTCCGACGACTATGGGTCTTATTCTTTGTACACAACAGGATTTTATGGCGAGGCTCCGAGTTTATACTTTAGCCAAGCTGGCAACACAGGCCTGGAGTGGGAAACAAGTAAGCAAACCAACATTGGTTTAGACTTAGGTTTTCTGAACAACAGAATAACTGTAGAGGCCAACTACTACAACAACAACGTAGACGGCCTGATTCTCAACGCTCCTCAAGCTCCTTCTAAAGGTATACCGGGCAACTCCATTGCCATGAACATCGGCTCGATGTACAACAGAGGCTTTGAATTTGCTGCTTCTGCCACTCCAATAGACAGAGGCAAGTTTTCATGGACTACTAACTTCAACTTCACTACAAATAAAAATGAAGTAACCTCCCTTGTTGATGACGATACACCTATCATTGGCGTTACAAGTGGCTTAGAAACAACTAGTATAACTAGGGTAGGAGAGTCGGTAGGTAGCATCTATGTTGTTAAAACAGGCGGTGTAAACCCAGAGACAGGCCAAAGAATCTTTATTAACTCAGCCGGTGAAAAAGTACAGTATTCTCACCCTTCTGTTTGGACCTACCTGGATGGTTCACCTGCTGCACCAGTTAATGGTTCGCATGCCTCGGCAGTTTACAATGCCTTGCCGACCTGGTATGGCGGTTTTACAAATAACTTCAAGTATGGCAACTTTGACCTGAGCCTCTTATTCTCCTATTCAGGCGGTAACTATATCTATAACGGTACCAAAGCAGGCCTAAGGGACCAGCGTATCTGGAACAATCATACAGACATGATGGATCGTTGGACTTCTGAAGGCCAGCAAACAGACATTCCGCGTGTAGTATACGGCGACAACATCTCTAATGGCTCTGCTTTTGCTATTGATGCCAACGTGGAGAAAGGAGATTTCCTGCGCTTGCAGAACACGGTGCTGGGCTATCGAATTCCGAAGCAGCTGTTTGGAAACTCTGGCATTAGCGGACTCAGAGTTTACGCACAGGTTGATAATGCCTTCCTCCTAACTAAGTATTCTGGTTCTGATCCTGAGATCTCTTCCAACGGACAATCTAATACAACTCCAGGTGTGGAGAGAAACTCCGTTCCGCAAGGAAGAATGTACACTTTTGGTTTAAACCTTAACTTCTAA
- a CDS encoding RagB/SusD family nutrient uptake outer membrane protein: MKLIAIKNKRYILRLALIAVPLLPVLSSCEDDFLEAVPELEISDVNAFDTPERVLAQVNGLYSGLKHGRFLGGRYQIYNDIRAEEFINRTGNNVTGTSVWNATAGADETYITDIWSRGYQAINRVNVFLKGLEDNAAKVGAEDAQSYGAEAKFIRAMSYLSLVQVFAKPYTSDNGASPGLPLRLQAETTGANNSLERSSVAEVYAQILSDLNEAEAGLPESYGDPVLNTTRATKSAAIALKTRVYLIMGRYQDVVTEGNKLVPNAAPFASALALQHKLEEDVIAVFSNYTNSEAIFSVPFTATDAPGTQNQLGYYFNSGNTEYYLNQSAPGIFANPQFEADDARRTELTATINGQQYVTKFSGVNPYIDWVPLIRYAEVLLNLAEAEAEVGSEERAVALLEAVHQRSDASWQYTGTGQEDLVAAILTERRIELITEGFRANDILRRSLPLYSAGAGVSIAPSDERYVFSIPTSELNTNSGL, encoded by the coding sequence ATGAAACTGATTGCTATAAAGAACAAGAGATATATCCTAAGGCTTGCTTTGATAGCTGTGCCTTTGCTGCCAGTACTATCATCCTGTGAAGATGACTTTTTAGAAGCGGTGCCTGAACTGGAGATTTCCGACGTTAATGCCTTCGATACGCCTGAACGTGTGCTAGCCCAGGTAAACGGGCTCTACAGTGGCTTGAAACATGGCCGCTTTCTGGGCGGTCGCTACCAAATCTACAACGACATCCGTGCCGAAGAATTTATCAACCGTACTGGCAATAACGTAACAGGAACCAGCGTCTGGAATGCGACGGCAGGAGCTGATGAAACATACATCACAGATATCTGGTCCAGAGGATACCAAGCCATAAACCGGGTAAACGTTTTTCTGAAAGGCTTAGAGGATAATGCTGCCAAGGTTGGTGCTGAGGATGCGCAAAGCTATGGTGCTGAAGCGAAGTTTATCAGAGCCATGTCATATTTATCCTTAGTACAGGTTTTTGCAAAACCTTATACAAGCGACAATGGAGCTTCTCCGGGGCTTCCGCTTCGCTTGCAGGCAGAAACAACCGGTGCAAACAACTCTTTGGAAAGAAGCTCTGTGGCTGAAGTCTATGCACAGATACTTTCTGACCTGAATGAGGCTGAGGCAGGCTTGCCTGAAAGTTATGGAGATCCTGTGCTGAATACAACGCGTGCAACGAAGAGCGCTGCTATTGCTCTTAAAACAAGAGTATACCTGATAATGGGAAGGTATCAGGATGTTGTCACAGAAGGAAACAAGCTTGTGCCAAATGCTGCTCCATTTGCTTCTGCTTTAGCTCTGCAGCATAAACTGGAGGAGGATGTAATAGCGGTGTTCTCTAACTACACAAATTCTGAGGCAATCTTCTCAGTGCCTTTCACGGCAACAGATGCTCCCGGTACTCAGAACCAGTTGGGTTATTACTTTAACAGCGGCAATACAGAGTACTACCTTAACCAGTCGGCGCCTGGGATTTTTGCTAACCCGCAGTTTGAGGCAGATGATGCTCGTAGAACAGAGCTGACTGCTACAATAAATGGCCAGCAGTATGTGACCAAGTTTAGTGGTGTAAACCCATACATCGATTGGGTTCCATTAATCCGGTATGCCGAGGTTCTGTTGAACCTGGCAGAGGCTGAAGCAGAGGTAGGCAGCGAGGAACGTGCTGTTGCTCTGTTGGAGGCTGTGCACCAGCGCTCCGATGCATCATGGCAGTATACAGGCACTGGCCAGGAAGATCTAGTTGCCGCTATTTTGACAGAAAGAAGAATAGAGCTCATTACGGAAGGCTTTAGAGCAAATGACATTCTGCGCAGAAGCTTACCGCTCTACTCCGCAGGAGCAGGAGTCTCTATCGCGCCTTCAGATGAACGTTATGTCTTTTCTATTCCAACCTCGGAACTTAACACAAATAGTGGGCTTTAA
- a CDS encoding SusC/RagA family TonB-linked outer membrane protein: MRKHLLMSFVMVLTLLQQVYAQSRTVTGSVTDQGTSQGLPGVAVIVKGTTVGTTTGADGSYSINVPEGGNTLVFRFIGYQTLEKAIGNSSTVNAAMATDQKLLDEVVVVGYGTQQKKDVTSSIASVKGETLANLATPSFDQQLAGRASGVQITQPSGILGAPPKINIRGVNSISSSTQPLIVIDGVPAASSGNVGGFTPANALADINPNDIESFEILKDGAATAVYGSRAANGVILITTKKGKSGQAKFSYDGWAGTAKAIELHDLLNAQQFVDITNEKYENIGQTSPAQLGEWDTDWNDEVFRTAFQHSHAFSASGGTDKTTYYFSLGYSNQEGIGRANSLERYSVRTNLTTKVTKFLDFGLQAGLTNQINEGPLTGSNSLSGNIFSVIRMHPNVPVFDPTHPTGYNIDVVNPRALGRGPNTATIANGIPNIRFVLDNNLRKSTSYRGLGNVYLDFKLVDNLRFKTLLGADLTLVEDFLYNDPRHGDGQGSNGVVSQAYSPIKAWNWQNILSYNKSFNDVHNVDATLVQEYNKYRSSFFQAQGTGLSDRFFNENLVSGAFANQFAFGGIGENGLSSYLGRLNYNYASKYYFGVSMRADGLSKLSPDNKWGYFPGVSAAWRISEEEFFKNSAALSFISDLRLRGSYAEVGNINIPGGNYPYLGSFSAAQYGSMNGISFSNTGNPDLKWEAQKITDVGLDLGLFDGRLNLELAYWTKDNSDIVLAAPTPPSLGVPGNSIIRNIGRVVNDGIEVSVSGNIIDKSNFTWSSNFNFSTQRNEVKELVDGNDIVYDYTIHREGESINSIYGYQYEGVNQTNGNPIYRKADGSLVQGNIGLAGGSAGVYYGYDPANPSVLGARSSLSAADKVILGTTLPKWFGGFDNNFKYGNFDANIFVRFSGGNKIMNRTRQDLLTMAFENNGTEILNRWQSAENPGDGQTPALAAGAGYSNFINTNGEASSRFVESGDFLKVSNLAIGYTIPKSITERASIDRLRVYAQLQNAFVFTKYTGLDPETYTNLNNNNLGVDWNGQPQQRVFTVGLNLGF, from the coding sequence ATGAGAAAACATTTATTAATGAGTTTTGTGATGGTGCTAACACTGCTCCAGCAGGTGTATGCCCAAAGCAGAACCGTGACTGGATCGGTTACCGACCAAGGCACATCGCAAGGACTGCCGGGGGTGGCAGTAATTGTGAAAGGCACTACTGTTGGTACCACTACAGGTGCTGATGGTTCCTATTCCATAAATGTACCTGAGGGTGGAAACACTTTAGTGTTCCGATTCATCGGATATCAGACTCTTGAGAAGGCTATTGGCAACTCAAGCACCGTAAATGCCGCTATGGCCACTGACCAAAAGCTTTTGGACGAGGTAGTAGTAGTGGGTTATGGTACACAGCAGAAGAAAGACGTAACAAGCTCAATCGCTTCTGTGAAAGGTGAGACATTGGCAAACCTTGCCACTCCATCTTTTGATCAGCAGCTGGCTGGACGTGCTTCTGGTGTGCAGATTACACAGCCTTCTGGCATTTTGGGTGCTCCTCCTAAGATTAACATCCGTGGTGTTAACTCTATCTCTTCTAGCACTCAGCCACTTATCGTTATTGATGGTGTGCCTGCTGCTTCTTCTGGTAACGTTGGTGGTTTTACGCCTGCTAACGCACTTGCCGACATTAACCCGAACGACATCGAGTCTTTCGAGATCCTGAAGGATGGTGCTGCAACAGCGGTTTACGGTTCTCGTGCTGCTAATGGTGTAATCCTTATCACTACTAAGAAAGGTAAGTCTGGACAGGCTAAGTTCTCTTACGATGGATGGGCTGGTACTGCAAAGGCTATCGAGCTGCATGACCTGCTGAACGCTCAGCAGTTTGTTGATATCACAAACGAGAAGTATGAAAACATTGGCCAGACTTCTCCAGCTCAACTGGGCGAGTGGGACACTGACTGGAACGATGAGGTATTCCGTACTGCTTTCCAGCACAGCCACGCTTTCTCTGCTAGCGGTGGTACCGACAAAACTACCTACTACTTCTCTTTAGGCTACTCTAACCAAGAGGGTATTGGCCGTGCCAACAGCCTGGAGCGTTACTCTGTACGTACTAACCTGACTACTAAAGTTACTAAGTTCCTGGACTTCGGTTTACAGGCTGGTTTAACTAACCAGATCAACGAAGGTCCACTAACAGGCTCTAACAGCTTGTCAGGTAACATCTTCAGTGTTATCCGTATGCACCCTAACGTGCCTGTATTTGACCCAACTCATCCAACTGGCTATAACATCGATGTAGTTAACCCTAGAGCGCTTGGCCGTGGTCCAAACACTGCTACTATTGCAAACGGTATTCCAAACATCCGTTTCGTACTGGACAACAACCTGCGTAAATCAACTTCATACCGTGGTCTTGGTAACGTGTACTTAGACTTCAAACTAGTTGACAACCTGCGTTTCAAGACATTGCTTGGTGCTGACTTAACCCTGGTAGAAGACTTCCTATACAACGACCCACGTCATGGTGACGGTCAGGGTTCTAATGGTGTAGTTTCTCAGGCTTACTCTCCAATCAAAGCTTGGAACTGGCAAAACATCCTGAGCTATAACAAGTCATTTAACGATGTGCATAACGTAGATGCGACTTTAGTGCAGGAATATAACAAATACAGAAGCAGCTTCTTCCAGGCTCAGGGTACTGGCTTGTCAGATCGTTTCTTCAACGAGAACCTTGTAAGCGGTGCATTTGCTAACCAGTTTGCTTTTGGTGGTATAGGTGAAAATGGCCTTTCTTCTTACTTGGGTCGTTTAAACTACAACTACGCCAGCAAGTACTACTTCGGTGTTTCGATGCGTGCTGACGGTCTTTCTAAACTTTCTCCAGATAACAAGTGGGGTTATTTCCCAGGTGTGTCTGCTGCATGGAGAATTTCTGAAGAAGAATTCTTCAAGAACTCTGCTGCTCTTAGCTTCATCTCTGACCTGAGATTGCGTGGTAGCTATGCTGAGGTGGGTAACATCAACATCCCAGGTGGTAACTATCCATACCTTGGTTCATTCAGCGCTGCACAGTACGGTTCTATGAACGGTATCTCATTCAGCAACACTGGTAACCCAGACCTGAAGTGGGAAGCACAGAAAATTACTGACGTTGGTTTGGACTTAGGTTTATTTGATGGCCGTCTGAATCTGGAGCTTGCTTACTGGACTAAGGACAACTCGGATATCGTTCTTGCTGCTCCAACTCCTCCATCACTGGGTGTGCCAGGTAACTCTATCATCAGAAACATTGGCCGTGTAGTTAACGACGGTATTGAAGTCTCTGTTTCTGGTAACATTATTGATAAGTCTAACTTTACCTGGAGCTCTAACTTCAACTTCTCTACACAGCGTAACGAAGTGAAGGAGCTTGTTGATGGTAATGATATTGTATACGACTACACAATCCACCGCGAAGGTGAGTCTATTAACTCTATCTACGGCTATCAGTACGAAGGTGTAAACCAGACTAATGGTAACCCAATCTATCGTAAGGCTGATGGTTCTCTGGTACAGGGCAACATTGGTCTGGCTGGTGGTTCAGCTGGTGTATACTACGGTTACGATCCTGCTAATCCTTCTGTTCTGGGTGCTCGCTCTTCACTTTCTGCTGCTGACAAAGTTATACTTGGTACTACACTACCTAAGTGGTTTGGTGGTTTCGACAACAACTTTAAGTATGGCAACTTTGACGCGAACATCTTCGTGCGCTTCTCTGGTGGTAACAAGATCATGAACCGAACTCGCCAAGACCTTTTGACAATGGCATTTGAGAACAACGGTACTGAGATCCTGAACAGATGGCAGAGCGCTGAAAACCCAGGTGATGGTCAGACTCCTGCTCTTGCTGCAGGTGCAGGTTACAGCAACTTCATCAACACAAACGGCGAAGCCTCTTCTCGTTTCGTTGAGAGCGGCGACTTCCTGAAGGTGAGCAACCTGGCTATCGGTTATACAATTCCTAAATCTATTACAGAGCGTGCCAGCATCGATCGTCTGAGAGTTTATGCTCAGCTGCAGAATGCATTCGTGTTCACGAAGTATACTGGCCTTGACCCTGAGACTTATACTAACCTGAACAACAACAACCTGGGTGTTGACTGGAATGGCCAGCCACAGCAGCGTGTGTTCACTGTTGGTTTAAACCTTGGTTTCTAA
- a CDS encoding RagB/SusD family nutrient uptake outer membrane protein: protein MKLALLAPAVCFSLMLTSCDKEVMELEPYDRLTEESAFTTPERIELTVAGVYDAAQSGFYAGGAVRGYPFGAAHIEQGDNRGEDMLNLEAFYAITYEATYNAASANNVYHFETLYAVVNKANIVIEGVEKAVADGLITAEVGNAYIAEARFLRALSHHELLVHFARPYNHTADASHLGVPYRTLPVNTPARVEEARQQGRDTVKEGYAKVLEDLNYAEQNLPETRAKQISRATKGAAIALKTRVKLHMRDWAGVIEEGNKLISGTEEFTSPIGGYELTASPEEPFANNGANSESIFSFENSANDNASVNGSLGQMYNANTGGRALVAISPIIWNAAFWPEEDERRDITVSTARAIYTNKYRDAATQSDWSPIVRYAEVLLNVAEAEARLNPLSVRALALLNAVRGRSTDQLYSLTTLLSQDDLIQAIINERRIEFLAEGLRWKDIHRLAKEGEFGPAGIPAKVASANLKRDDYQAASGTVRADAIKVPAIPYEDFRFIWPIPISEINANPVLAAQQNPGY from the coding sequence TTGAAGTTAGCCTTACTTGCCCCAGCGGTTTGCTTTTCGCTGATGCTGACTTCTTGCGACAAAGAGGTGATGGAGCTTGAGCCTTATGATCGCCTAACAGAAGAAAGTGCCTTTACTACGCCTGAGCGAATAGAGCTTACTGTAGCAGGTGTTTATGATGCTGCTCAGAGTGGTTTCTATGCCGGTGGTGCAGTACGTGGCTATCCGTTTGGTGCGGCACACATAGAGCAGGGCGATAACCGCGGCGAGGATATGCTGAACCTGGAGGCGTTCTACGCCATCACGTATGAGGCTACTTACAATGCTGCTTCTGCCAACAACGTTTACCACTTCGAAACACTTTATGCTGTTGTAAACAAGGCAAATATAGTGATTGAAGGTGTAGAGAAAGCTGTTGCTGATGGGTTGATCACTGCTGAGGTAGGTAATGCTTACATTGCAGAGGCCCGATTCCTGCGTGCCCTTTCTCACCACGAACTGCTGGTACACTTTGCACGACCTTATAACCATACTGCGGATGCTTCGCACCTAGGTGTGCCTTATAGAACCTTGCCGGTTAACACTCCTGCTCGGGTAGAGGAAGCTCGTCAGCAAGGCAGAGACACTGTAAAGGAAGGCTATGCTAAAGTACTGGAGGATCTAAACTATGCAGAGCAGAATCTGCCTGAAACACGTGCCAAGCAAATCTCTAGAGCTACCAAAGGTGCTGCTATTGCCCTTAAGACTAGAGTTAAGTTACACATGCGCGATTGGGCTGGTGTGATTGAAGAAGGCAATAAGCTTATTTCTGGAACAGAGGAGTTTACAAGCCCTATTGGTGGCTATGAGCTAACTGCTTCGCCAGAGGAGCCATTTGCTAACAACGGAGCCAACTCAGAGTCTATCTTCTCATTCGAGAACTCTGCGAATGACAACGCTAGTGTAAACGGGTCTCTTGGTCAAATGTATAATGCTAACACCGGTGGCCGTGCGCTAGTAGCTATTAGCCCAATCATCTGGAACGCTGCCTTCTGGCCAGAAGAAGATGAGCGTCGTGATATAACTGTAAGCACTGCCAGAGCCATCTATACTAACAAGTACAGAGATGCTGCAACGCAGTCTGACTGGTCTCCGATTGTTCGTTATGCTGAAGTACTGCTGAACGTGGCAGAAGCTGAGGCTAGGCTGAACCCGCTGAGTGTTAGAGCCCTTGCGCTTCTTAACGCTGTACGTGGTAGATCAACAGATCAGCTTTACTCTCTGACTACTTTGCTAAGCCAGGACGACCTGATTCAAGCGATTATCAACGAGCGCAGAATTGAGTTCTTGGCAGAAGGCTTGCGTTGGAAAGATATCCACCGTCTAGCTAAGGAAGGTGAGTTCGGTCCAGCTGGTATACCTGCAAAAGTTGCCTCTGCTAACCTGAAGCGTGATGACTACCAGGCTGCAAGTGGAACAGTTAGAGCTGATGCGATCAAAGTTCCGGCGATTCCTTATGAAGATTTCCGCTTCATCTGGCCTATCCCAATTTCTGAAATCAATGCTAACCCAGTGTTAGCCGCTCAGCAAAACCCTGGTTACTAA